The DNA sequence TGTTGGTTTAAGGGCTACTCGTTGAAGCTGCTATGGCCATGGCATGTCTCGAGTTTGagttccccctccccccttggcTGCCCTTTGTTGAGTTGGGATGCAACTTGGCTGCCATCCTAGTTGGCCCATTGCCCTTGATAGGatatgttgaaaaaaaaaaaggtttactTCTTTCCCATTACTCAGGGCCATTTGTATGAGGTTCTAAAGGCCCTTCATCTTCCTTGGATTGTGTGGGGTGCGGGATCTAACCTAGGCATTTGTTTTCTACTCTATTCAAATTATAGAATTATCTACTCTTCACCTAGTTGTGCTACTTGAAAAGATGATGTAGTCATTCTGATTCTTGGATATCTAAGAGATGAGAATAGGAATACTATTCATCTAGCATTCCCCAAGCCCAAACAAAGCCcaacacatttttttctcccttgaGAAACATCATGATTAACCAACCACGTATCAAATTTCAAGTAAAAAAATCCATTCATATGTATTCCCATGGGATCTTCAACTAGGGGGAATAAACCCTCTTTGGTCGTGCAACCCCTATACCCAGACATAGAGGGCCGCAAAAATGACGCCCCCATCCTTGTAAAACCCATAAAACTCACCtttgttgatgcccatgtgtaGGCCCTCACAAGCCCCTATGCTTGTGTAGGGGCCACGTGACTAGGATTTGTTCTTCCCCTTATAACTATTTCCCAAAAGATAGTTTTAAGCCCGGGTGTTGCCCTTGCGCTATAGACATAAGGGGCACGAAATGACCGTGCATCTCTCGGGTTTGTGCCCCTATGCCTagatagaaaacacttgccaAAATGAACTCTGACCTCTAGTGCAATGTATACTAGCACCTCCCTAAGTCTATCTCTCCTCCCCAATAAAATGACATATCGACCCTTCTATCATGTGAGGATAGAGATAGACTCGGTACATAACGCTTCCGAGTAGAGTCTTGAGGAAAATGATTAACCACGCCTACCTTCGACAAGCTTGAATTCCGAAGAAAGTCCTTGGAAGAGAATCCCTCAATGAGAAGTCCAAAGTCCTAAGTTTGAAAATCAAAACCTGAGTCAGAGGGGCAGATTTGGTGAATCCAGTGGCTTGCGTATTGGCTTGTAATTTTGGCTTGAAGAGCAGAAAGGGAGATTTGATTCCAATAAATAAATCGACCGGGGATTTGAAAATCGAAACCATAGAACCTCGGTCATGTTGCTGATAATGGATTGATCGATTTTTACAGGGCAAAAGAAAGAGGTTCAACAGTTGAAGAGCTCCGCCAGCAGAGAGAACCATCATCAAATTAAAACTAAGCTCAAGGGTTATTATTGGAGGCTGACCCTTTTCTGTTTTGTCGGAAAAGTTTGGAATCGTTGACTCAATATTGTGCCGAGTCGGAAAACAGGGATGGAATGGTCGCCATGCTTTCTGGATGAAGCTTGTTTTAGTTTTGTTTCCTCAGCTTCCTATTCAGACTTCATGGAAAtggttttttctctctctctctgcttgtGGCTTGATGCAGATGCGGCTCCTTATCCCCTCACATTTATTACTTGTCTctctgcctctgcattccttttATCTTTTCATCTACTATCCCAGTGAGCACGTTGGCCAGCCTATTGATGCTAGCAGGATCAATGGTCACCTACTCATATACATATGATAGGGTTTGATCCCACAACCTCCTCTCCTGAGCAGAAGCTGCCACATAACATGTTCAATGGCTTCACCTTAAAGCATTAATGTCTGCAAAATTTTTAATGTATTTCACTTCACATTTTATCTCTTGGAAAcagcatatgagagagagagagaggtgctcTTAGTTTGCCAAGGCCCAATGTATACTTAGAAAACAGTGAAAACACTAAACAACCCATGTGAGTAGTGCCAAGAAGGTAAAAGAagttgaactcagaaccacatgcttcaTGAGACAAAGAGcccttgccaactcgactaCCCAATGGGTTCAAATACTTATTAGCCTGATTGCTAACCATATCCATTTCATGCAACAATGTTTAAATGAAGAATAATTTACAAAAGAAACAGAGTTTTATCTCCCATCTCCAAGTAGAAAATGGTTGGCTTTGGAGGTTCTGTGATCTCCACTGTTCCTTCAAGCATCTTAGCTACTTTCCCCATTGATGGCCTCAGATCAGGCCGTTCTTGTAGGCACCATATTGCAGTCTTCACCATTCGATCCACAAACTCGATGTGAACCTTAATGTCATAACAATGGATGATCGTTTTATCTAAAAGATCTTCCACCATCTTCTCCTCATACACCTTCTCATATGCCCATCTTGGAAAATACCAGTCCTCACTTAATGATTCACGGGACTGAAAGTTCCTGCTACCACTCACAATCTCTAATAAAACCATTCCAAAGCTATACACATCGGCTTTTGCAGTGATTGGCTGTTCCCTTGTTACCCACTCCGGTGCCAAGTATCCCCGTGTGCCGTGGATTCGTGACATGGCgaccatttcttccttctttgtcAGCTTCGATAGCCCAAAGTCTGATACCTTCGGACAAAAGTCATCTCCGAGGAGAATGTTCTCTGGTTTAATGTCACAATGGAGAACCCACTCAAGACATTCCTCATGAAGATATGCAATCGCCCTTGCAATACCAAGGGCGATCCTGTATCTTACATCCCAATCCAGTAATGGCCTCAATTGGGTTTTCTCTGTACGATCCAGTAATGGCTTCAATGGGATATTCTCTATACAATTACTGCTGCTAAAACTATCACTATTGGTGGTGGTGTTGCTATTACTAGGCAAATCTCTGCTGCTCCTTCCCTGACCTGATTCTGGAATTGCAGGGGAATGGGCAGGGAAGAGGTATTTGGCAAGAGACCCATTTGGGATATACTCATAGACCAACATTTTATGATCCTTCTCAACACAGAAACCCCAGACTCGAACTAAGTTGAGGTGGTGCATTCGGGCAATGATTGTGATCTCACCCCAAAATTCTGTCTCTGCACCGGTTACTTTTTTAAGGCGCTTCACGGCAATACTGCGGTGATCGGGTAGCTCACCTTTATATACAATCCCAAATCCACCTTGCCCAATAATGGTGGAGAAGTTATTTGTGGCGGTTTTCAGCTCGGCGTAGCTGAATCTTTTGGGTCCTCCTGCAGGTAGGAGTTCAAGGCCTAATGACCATGCCATGTCTTGGTATTTGCGGTATTTATTAAGGAAAGcccagaaagagaggaaacaaacAATGAACTCGATAGAGAAGACTGAGGAGAGGATTATAATGTTCCTAGTTGTGGTTTGAGACCGGTTAGGTGGTACAGGAAGGCTAATAAGAGTAGGGCAGATTGTGTCAACCTTGGTTGTCATGCCTGTGAAGTTGTTAGATATATTTGTTTCAGAATTGGAGATGCGAAGAAAGGTTGTGACCTGTGGATATGGAGACCAGTAGCCATAGTGGAGGCGTTGATGGTGGATACAGTAGTGATTTCCATTGAATTGGACTGCATAAGCAATACAGCTAGAATTGGCTACACATCCATCCTCGCAGGAAGTGAAATTGGGAGCTTGCAGGTACTGGCCACCAATGAAGCTAACAAAATCCAGCCGGAGAAATTTGCTGTCCTTCGGTGTAATCGGAATTCTCCTTTCACAGATTTGCTCGCCAACAACCCCTGTTtgcacttcaaatcctggtggGCAAACACAGAAAGTGGAATTGGAGCCATTGCTCATGCATACATAATTTGGACCACAGGTGCCATGAATGGTACAAAGTTCTTGTATTGCTTGCCAAACAATCATCCATGTCCCTGAAACAGGACGGAGACTATAAGCTCTCAGGTTCCCGTCGTTATCAAGAGTCAATCGGCGCAATCGAAGATCTCCAAGGTCGGCCATAACATATGAATGATCACTATTTTTCATCGTGATAGTTCCAAGAGAGTGCATGATGCCAATTGCAGGGCTAAGTGTCATGTAAACATTAGATGAATTGAAAACTAGATCTTGATTGTTCCTGAACATGTACTTTCCATTCTTTGAGACTAGTATCATCCCATCGATGGTCTGGTTCGGTAGAATTGTATCAGTTGGATAGTTGAAGCTGCTCCAATTACCAAACACCAAGTTACCATCTTCACCGAGGACTAATTTAGTCTGTTTAGGATCTCCGAAAGCGGTCGGTTGCCACAGATTATGTCCGGTTGAATCGTTGAGTTGGAGAATGCCGGCAGGGGTGATGACAAGAGAGGAAGATTGGTCTACTGGCGAACTAGTAGTGCCATTAAGTGACCAGATAACGGTTTTATCAATCCCATATAGGAACCAAACAGCAAAGATATAGAGATAGGGAGAGGTGGTTAATGGTCGAAATCCCGCAGCAAAGGTTGAGTTACTTGATACCAGGGTCTGATTCATGGCTGGTGACCATGGGGAGTTGGAGATGGAGAAGTAAGAGagcttttgttgttgttgttgggctGTTAATGGTGAGAGAGAAAAGATTAGgatggagaagaggagagagaaatttctcACTGCTTTCCTCATTCTCTCTATAGAAATCTCTGAAGAATTCTGAGTTCTGGAATTTGGATTATAAGAGTTATGGATTGAGCAGTGAAGCGTGCGTTGACCTGTAAATGAAGGTTCTTGCCGCATTCCATGGATCTTTGTTTGTTCCTTTGGAATTGTTTGTTCCGTTGAAATTGTTTGTTCCGTTGGAACTCTTCACCAGAGTGAACCCCGAGATCAAAAAGCCGCCAGTATGAGAGCGatatgtggatttttttttaggggtgaaTAAAGCGATATGTAGATTCAACATTTAAGGGTGTATGTTGAGTGACTTGAGTCTATATAGGTGAGATTAAATGGAATCTAGAAAAGTtttttgaaaatacaaaatcttGGAGTGTGTTTTATGAACctaaatgaaaatgaaagattctattttcttgGCTAACAACAGGGGTTGCAATCTGGATAGCAGCCAATTTTTTCTCAGCAGTCAAGTTTTTCTGTGTAAATAGGTGAGATttaagcatggtttcaagtattggtattgtattggTCGTATAGGTCATATCGTAACGGTATCGATTGAGACCAATCTTCGATCCCTGACTGATCTGGATTGGTTATCCATATAGTTTtcggggtaaaacagtaaaagaaaatgtatttttttttttaaagcaaggGGCAAAAAtgatcgatacacaccgatccTCTCTAATACCAATCCGAATCAGTAGAGATCGATGCCAGTACCAATACCAAGAACTAAGTCAATAGATTGTATTCAGTATGAACTGGTGAATGACGGTGTCACGCAAGAACTTGAACGGTTTTTGAAATTATTCAGAATAAAAATCAGGTTCCACTCCACAGTGAAGACCCTAGAGTGCAATGATACTTGTAGAAATGACTTGACTTTGACCCTGCGTCTATATGTACTATGCAATGTGAACGGATCAAGTTCGTGTATTGTTCCTGTACGTGCGtggtccgtggatttagaatccatTAAATGAAGAGATAGAAAATTGACTCTAAATCCATGGACCAAGGTCGCTCTTGTACATTCTAGTAAGTGAACCCGATCCGCTCGCCTATGCAACCCTGATCCACACGACGTCCTAAGCGGGTCCGTTCACATGCCAAGGCATATAAATGGCAGACTTCACATGCTTCCTCTTTCTCCTCTAAACCCCTTGTTTGGCATAGGGCTAGGGGTAGTTGAGAATGGATTGCTACTTGATCGTGTGGCTTCTAAGAGTTGACATAAAATCACACAAATTACCACCTTATccttcatggaaaaa is a window from the Macadamia integrifolia cultivar HAES 741 chromosome 5, SCU_Mint_v3, whole genome shotgun sequence genome containing:
- the LOC122077836 gene encoding G-type lectin S-receptor-like serine/threonine-protein kinase At1g34300 — translated: MRKAVRNFSLLFSILIFSLSPLTAQQQQQKLSYFSISNSPWSPAMNQTLVSSNSTFAAGFRPLTTSPYLYIFAVWFLYGIDKTVIWSLNGTTSSPVDQSSSLVITPAGILQLNDSTGHNLWQPTAFGDPKQTKLVLGEDGNLVFGNWSSFNYPTDTILPNQTIDGMILVSKNGKYMFRNNQDLVFNSSNVYMTLSPAIGIMHSLGTITMKNSDHSYVMADLGDLRLRRLTLDNDGNLRAYSLRPVSGTWMIVWQAIQELCTIHGTCGPNYVCMSNGSNSTFCVCPPGFEVQTGVVGEQICERRIPITPKDSKFLRLDFVSFIGGQYLQAPNFTSCEDGCVANSSCIAYAVQFNGNHYCIHHQRLHYGYWSPYPQVTTFLRISNSETNISNNFTGMTTKVDTICPTLISLPVPPNRSQTTTRNIIILSSVFSIEFIVCFLSFWAFLNKYRKYQDMAWSLGLELLPAGGPKRFSYAELKTATNNFSTIIGQGGFGIVYKGELPDHRSIAVKRLKKVTGAETEFWGEITIIARMHHLNLVRVWGFCVEKDHKMLVYEYIPNGSLAKYLFPAHSPAIPESGQGRSSRDLPSNSNTTTNSDSFSSSNCIENIPLKPLLDRTEKTQLRPLLDWDVRYRIALGIARAIAYLHEECLEWVLHCDIKPENILLGDDFCPKVSDFGLSKLTKKEEMVAMSRIHGTRGYLAPEWVTREQPITAKADVYSFGMVLLEIVSGSRNFQSRESLSEDWYFPRWAYEKVYEEKMVEDLLDKTIIHCYDIKVHIEFVDRMVKTAIWCLQERPDLRPSMGKVAKMLEGTVEITEPPKPTIFYLEMGDKTLFLL